The DNA segment TCGATGCCGAGCTCGACTAAGACGTTCGCGAGGTCGTCGTCGACGACCTCGCCCTCCTCGAGGACCGTAGAGTCCTCGGTGACCATGATCGAGCCGTCCTGGATGCGTGCGGCCGCGCCGATCGTCTGGAGCTCGCCCACGAACGGTCCGGGGTCGACGCCGGTGTCACCCTCGGGGATGACGACGTCGTTGGGGGCGACCTCGCCCGCGTTGATCGGGGCGGGGGTCTTCGAGGCTTCCAGCTGCTGGAAGAGGCCGAACGGGTTGTCGTTCGTGCCGATGAGCGCGACCTGACCCGAGACGTACTGGGTCAGCTCCTCGACGCCGTCGTCGACCTCTTCGAGGGCGCGAACGGTGAGCGTGTTCCGGCTCACGCGGACGTCGGCCGAGCCGTGCAGCTCGCGGCGCATGGCCTGGAGCTGCCGGCTCGGAATGCCGCCGACGCCGACGATCCCGACGGAGTTGAATGAGTCGATGAACTCGACGAGCTCGTCGACCTCCTCCTGTTTCCACTGCGGGATCGTCTCGGTCTTGCGGACCGAGCTCATACGGGCACCTCCTTGGCGGGACCCATCGTGGTCTTCACGTAGATCCCGTCGATGTTGAGCGGGCCCTTCTCGAGGCTCGCTTCGAGCCGCCGGACGATGACGTCGATGTTGTCCGTGATCGCCTCGGCGCCCATGTCCTCGGCGCCGACGCGAGTGTGGAACGTGCGCCGGTCGCGGGACCGGAGCTGCACCGTGTTCTTCATCCGGTTGACGGTCTCGACGACGTCGTCGTCCGGCTGTAGTGGGGTAGGCATCTTCCCGCGCGGACCGAGGACGGTACCGAGGTACCGACCGATGTCCTGCATCAGGTTGGCCTCCGCGACGAAGAAGTCGGTTTCGCCGGCCAGGTCCTTTGCGCGGTCGTCGTCGTCTCCGAGGTCCTCGAGGTCGTCGCTGTCAAGTACTTGGTCAGCGACTTCCTGAGCGCGGACGGCGGTTTCGCCCTCCGCGAAGACGACGATCTGTGTCTCCTGCCCCGTTCCAGCCGGCAGCACGACGGACTCGTCGATGCGGTTCGACGGATCGTTGAGGTCAAGGTCTCGCAGGTTGATCGCGATGTCCACGGTCTCGCGGAAGTTCCGCTCGGGCGCATCGTCGAGTGCGAGAGTTACGGCCTCTTGTATTGTGTCTGCCATTTTCACCTCCGTAGTACGCAGGTCGCTCCTACGGGTCAGTGAAACAGGCGAAGCCTGTCTCACCGGAGAGTGGTCCATCGGAGGTTTAAAAGCGTCGAACCGCCCGTCCCCGTGCGAACCGGCGACAGGGCTCGTGCGGCCGGTCGAGAGCGGCGTCACGGGGGCGTTCCGGAAACGGAATCGACCCGTCGTGGCCCCCCGATTCGACGCGCGTCGAACTCCGAAACGTCGCGTAGGGGAACCCTTTTGACGCCGCTTACCGACCCACGAGGTAATGACTCAGGGTGGTCCGGCGTGACGATGGACGACCGCATCGAGGACCTCCGCGAGCGCCGCGAGCGGGCGGCGAAGGGCGGCGGCGAAGACCGGATCGAGTCCCAACACGAGAAGGGGAAGATGACCGCGCGCGAGCGCATCGACTACTTCCTCGACGACGGGACGTTCCACGAGTTCGACCGGTTCCGCACCCACCGGACCCACAAGTTCGGGATGGAGGAACAGCAGATCCCGGGCGACGGGGTCGTCACCGGCTACGGCGAGGTGAACGGCCGGAAGACGTTCGTCTTCGCGCACGACTTCACCGTCTTCGGCGGCTCGCTCGGCGAGGTGTTCGCCGAGAAGGTGTGCAAGGTGATGGACAAGGCGATGGACGTGGGCGCGCCCGTCGTCGGCCTCAACGACTCCGCCGGCGCTCGCATTCAGGAGGGCGTCGCCTCGCTCGGCGGCTTCGCCGAGATATTCCGGCGCAACACGGAGGCGTCCGGCGTCATCCCGCAGATCTCGGCGATCATGGGCCCGTGCGCCGGCGGCGCGGTGTACTCCCCGGCCATCACGGACTTCACCTTCATGGTGAAAGACACCTCGCACATGTTCATCACCGGCCCGGACGTCATCGAGACGGTGACGGGCGAGGAGGTGAGCTTCGAGGAGCTCGGCGGCGCCGTCACCCACACGTCGACCTCGGGCGTCGCCCACTTCGCCGAGGAGAGC comes from the Halorubrum depositum genome and includes:
- a CDS encoding 50S ribosomal protein L10; the protein is MSSVRKTETIPQWKQEEVDELVEFIDSFNSVGIVGVGGIPSRQLQAMRRELHGSADVRVSRNTLTVRALEEVDDGVEELTQYVSGQVALIGTNDNPFGLFQQLEASKTPAPINAGEVAPNDVVIPEGDTGVDPGPFVGELQTIGAAARIQDGSIMVTEDSTVLEEGEVVDDDLANVLVELGIEPKEVGLDLKGVYSEGVLFEPDELEIDVDEYAADIRSAAAAARNLSINAEYPTAATVGSLLAKASGEAKSVGLFAEIESPDVVPDLIGKADAQLRSLAAQIDDEEALPEELQGVEAAPAPETDDADEEEQAEEDDDTDDAETTDGDADADEDDGDDGGDGLGAMFG
- a CDS encoding 50S ribosomal protein L1 encodes the protein MADTIQEAVTLALDDAPERNFRETVDIAINLRDLDLNDPSNRIDESVVLPAGTGQETQIVVFAEGETAVRAQEVADQVLDSDDLEDLGDDDDRAKDLAGETDFFVAEANLMQDIGRYLGTVLGPRGKMPTPLQPDDDVVETVNRMKNTVQLRSRDRRTFHTRVGAEDMGAEAITDNIDVIVRRLEASLEKGPLNIDGIYVKTTMGPAKEVPV